The following proteins are encoded in a genomic region of Gimesia algae:
- a CDS encoding VOC family protein, whose product MSIESNPVQGLVPLLFVDDIEDSIAFYTDRLGFVSSMKWEPEGKIMWCRLERGSAALMLQPACPEEDGVREERIKGVGFFFFCDDAKLMYEEFSANGLDLEPPRVAFYGMNQLFLKDPDGYELCFQNQV is encoded by the coding sequence ATGTCCATAGAAAGCAATCCTGTTCAGGGGCTGGTGCCTCTCCTGTTTGTAGACGATATTGAGGATTCGATCGCCTTTTACACGGACAGGCTGGGGTTTGTAAGCAGTATGAAATGGGAGCCCGAAGGGAAAATAATGTGGTGTCGACTGGAACGGGGTTCGGCGGCGCTGATGTTGCAACCGGCCTGTCCGGAAGAAGATGGAGTCAGAGAAGAACGGATCAAAGGTGTGGGTTTCTTTTTTTTCTGTGATGATGCAAAACTTATGTATGAAGAGTTCTCAGCAAACGGATTAGACCTGGAACCTCCCCGGGTGGCCTTCTATGGAATGAATCAACTGTTTCTCAAAGATCCGGATGGATATGAACTCTGCTTTCAGAATCAGGTCTGA
- a CDS encoding cupin domain-containing protein, protein MPRFIELPTIVKAAGNKPKQIEEFVGRVSTGDESISVARMVSPGGWVEPAQSPAFQEMSVVLKGVLHVETKQGNFEVKTGQAIILDPGEWVRYSTPGEAGAEYIAICLPAFSPETVHREADN, encoded by the coding sequence ATGCCTCGTTTTATTGAACTCCCCACGATCGTAAAAGCTGCGGGGAATAAACCGAAACAGATCGAAGAATTTGTCGGGCGCGTGAGCACGGGGGACGAATCCATCAGTGTGGCCCGGATGGTGTCTCCAGGTGGCTGGGTTGAGCCTGCGCAATCCCCTGCGTTTCAGGAGATGTCTGTCGTTTTGAAAGGCGTATTGCATGTAGAAACGAAGCAGGGAAACTTCGAAGTCAAAACGGGACAGGCGATTATTCTGGACCCGGGTGAATGGGTCCGCTACAGCACTCCTGGAGAAGCAGGTGCGGAGTACATCGCCATCTGTCTGCCTGCATTTTCTCCTGAAACCGTTCATCGTGAAGCAGATAATTAA
- a CDS encoding type 1 glutamine amidotransferase domain-containing protein, which produces MAVSLPLSGQKFLLFTGEDYEDLELWYPKLRLEEAGAETTLAGLEAEKTYLGKHGYPSVSEVTIDSINSADFHGVICAGGWMPDKLRRSEKVLSLLQEFNESGKLIAAICHGGWMPISAGIYSGVKVTGSPGIKDDLINAGAIWEDAPVIVDRHFVCSRRPSDLPDFCKGILEVLKAT; this is translated from the coding sequence ATGGCTGTCTCTCTTCCACTGTCGGGTCAAAAGTTTTTACTATTTACGGGTGAGGACTACGAAGATCTGGAACTCTGGTATCCCAAACTCCGACTGGAAGAAGCGGGCGCGGAAACCACTCTGGCAGGCCTGGAAGCAGAGAAAACCTATCTGGGAAAACATGGCTACCCTTCCGTCTCAGAAGTCACCATCGACAGCATCAACTCAGCTGATTTTCACGGAGTCATCTGTGCCGGCGGCTGGATGCCTGATAAACTCAGACGATCTGAAAAGGTACTCTCACTTCTACAGGAGTTCAATGAAAGCGGAAAACTGATCGCCGCCATCTGCCATGGAGGCTGGATGCCCATCTCGGCTGGAATCTATTCCGGTGTCAAAGTCACCGGTTCACCGGGAATCAAAGACGATTTAATTAACGCAGGCGCTATCTGGGAAGATGCCCCCGTGATCGTCGACCGGCATTTCGTCTGCAGTCGGCGTCCCTCTGATCTACCTGATTTCTGCAAGGGGATCCTCGAGGTCCTGAAGGCAACTTAG
- a CDS encoding PVC-type heme-binding CxxCH protein has translation MHLTRPLLSLVVLIISFSSCHADNDQSYQVGVAKVDITPDYPVLLNGYASRGTELIDQVEQPLWARAIAVLNPQGQPHVLISVENCGVPASVTMSIVANLKEQHKITPAGLVVCSTHTHAAPMLTGVLPNIYTKDLSTAEQAVVDRYTRDLIQKLTSVAQQAIKDAQPALLEWGVGTATFAKNRRDITGPNDYDLPILHVQSQDGNSRAILVGYACHCTTLGGVSFMSGDWAGCAVEGIEADIPGCMAMVVIGCGADQNPKFRGDDQGAARVNGQAIATGVQQRLKNGLTAITGNLSVQSDEIALPLATLPTEEEWKQRAGKPGITGYHATKNLNRLKRGEALTAQVEYPIKTWSFGDDLAMVFLGGEVVVDYSLAIKKKHGAKVWVNSYANDVPCYIPSERVLQEGGYEGKNAMVWYDLPGPLAPGLEKKILDVVSQQIPASYKAADDVSRTGGKRPLTPAESISRMNLTDDLQLEVIAAEPLVIDPVAVEFGPDGKLWVVEMRDYPAGMDGNYKPGGVVKYLEDLDQDGRYDKATVFLEGLAFPTGLMVWKQGVLVCTAPDVIYAEDTTGDGKADLQKKILSGFATHNYQARVNSLVPGLDNWVYASGGLFGGMIQSFNGQTVNVTNRDFRFQPETGVLEPVSGRTQQGRVRDDWGNWFGCRNGTLCVHYPVNESYFQKNPYVGSPPPEVSIPKGNNANQLFPVGELVQFHLSGQRGRPTSACGLGLYRDDQLGKAYYGNAFVCEPVNQLVHRLVVKPEGVTFSGLRAPEEQEREFLTSTDNWFRPVQARMAPDGSLLIVDMYRYLIEHPKFLSPEAVQKLNVRAGETRGRIYRLSAKGQSDQPIPNLKLLPSMKLSQLLKSENGTLRDMVQQELILRDDKKIIRSLSQIASKTKLAQSRLQALCTLDGLQALTPEILLHRIDDRNPGVRREALRLSEPFLEQSGALAKAVLERVNQERELPVQLQLAYTLSYLKEEAATNALLKLLEQHSGNVYLRSAVLTSFEPARLSPALVSLLPRMAGNPQLLPMFHSLLEMAVATRDTGLLKQVFAALSAHVVESQKSEAWEWKALTQVLVAIKSRDKSWIHKQETQLKLLSSLAREQVSDTEQPEGMRIAALQFVLSVNQSSASLELVSELLSPQTALNIQMAALKSLVQSQSPAALEVVFNHWKQFTPALQTEVISQLLSRESSTLDLLNKIEQKIIQPAQIDLTNRQTLIDHKNEKIKMRASKLFSVATSASREAILKQYASINLKQGSVERGSMIFEKQCANCHRLNGKGHVVGPDLAALTDQSKSFLLTSILDPNKAVDGRYASYLAVTDDGRINTGILVSEQSNSITLKAQQGKVQTILRTQLEELSNSGKSLMPEGLEREIPPDAMADLLVFLQEHSAPLKYSYAGTVKPDVNYADDPQKLKLVNRSTGSSRFNDGQWVGFRFTGTEPQPRIVIDLQRKMPVNALRIVYGVNHEPGSIHAPSSIQVAFSNNNKQYGNPHKFSGFDDHADGLGLYEIDRRTTLINIPEQRAQFVRIDFKGKQGWIFLSEISLPGTEMGNQNVAVPVLPVEKTTKPKEVEPGTKIKALMAEVKVGTPDEYRNIPEIWRTAIAVGKRNQADELCGLLEASLPKRDGPLECWQAVVIGGGVINGITIAGDWPRGKIESLLKDRPELTVRWKQALQRAVKMADEPDVKGGTRYDALRMVAMLDYEICRKQLKRYLNDSSHSELQMGAVSGIGDIDEPAATEDLIEALPVLTARNQKIATQALIRIDSRAIALLKAIQQQRRLATLIDAELQQQLKAHQTAEVQQLATQIFD, from the coding sequence ATGCATCTTACACGTCCGTTGCTGTCACTCGTCGTTTTAATTATTTCTTTTTCCAGTTGCCATGCAGATAATGATCAATCCTATCAGGTCGGAGTGGCGAAAGTCGACATCACGCCTGATTATCCGGTACTCTTGAATGGTTATGCATCACGAGGGACTGAGTTAATCGATCAGGTCGAACAACCACTCTGGGCTCGTGCGATTGCTGTCCTGAATCCGCAGGGACAGCCCCATGTCCTGATCTCAGTGGAAAATTGTGGTGTGCCCGCATCTGTGACAATGAGCATTGTCGCGAATTTGAAAGAACAACACAAAATCACTCCTGCTGGCCTCGTTGTCTGTTCGACACACACTCATGCTGCTCCTATGCTTACAGGAGTGCTTCCCAATATTTACACAAAAGATCTTTCCACAGCTGAACAGGCTGTTGTGGACCGTTATACCAGGGATCTGATTCAAAAATTAACGTCCGTTGCACAACAGGCGATCAAAGATGCACAGCCTGCGTTGCTGGAGTGGGGTGTCGGAACGGCAACTTTTGCCAAAAATCGCAGAGACATTACCGGGCCGAATGATTATGACTTGCCGATTTTACACGTACAAAGTCAGGATGGTAATTCACGAGCCATTCTGGTCGGATACGCCTGTCACTGTACTACATTGGGTGGGGTTTCCTTTATGTCCGGTGACTGGGCTGGTTGTGCTGTCGAAGGGATTGAAGCCGACATTCCCGGCTGTATGGCAATGGTGGTGATCGGTTGTGGTGCGGATCAAAATCCAAAATTTAGAGGTGATGACCAGGGAGCTGCACGCGTGAACGGTCAGGCCATTGCTACAGGAGTACAACAACGTCTTAAAAACGGCCTCACAGCCATTACAGGAAATCTCTCTGTCCAGAGTGATGAAATTGCTTTGCCTCTGGCGACGCTGCCAACGGAAGAGGAGTGGAAACAGCGTGCTGGTAAACCGGGAATTACCGGATACCATGCGACAAAAAATCTAAACCGTTTAAAGCGAGGAGAGGCGTTAACAGCTCAGGTCGAATACCCGATCAAGACCTGGTCTTTTGGAGATGATCTGGCGATGGTCTTTCTCGGCGGAGAAGTGGTCGTTGATTATTCCCTGGCGATCAAGAAAAAACATGGCGCGAAAGTCTGGGTGAATTCTTATGCGAATGATGTTCCCTGCTATATTCCATCCGAACGCGTTTTACAGGAAGGTGGCTATGAAGGGAAAAATGCCATGGTCTGGTATGACCTGCCAGGTCCGCTCGCTCCAGGGCTGGAGAAAAAGATTCTGGATGTCGTTTCACAGCAGATTCCTGCTTCCTACAAGGCAGCCGATGATGTGAGTCGTACCGGGGGCAAACGACCGTTAACTCCAGCGGAATCCATTTCCCGCATGAATTTGACAGACGATCTGCAATTGGAAGTCATTGCTGCGGAACCTCTGGTGATAGATCCGGTAGCGGTGGAATTCGGACCGGATGGTAAATTGTGGGTCGTGGAGATGCGGGATTATCCTGCGGGCATGGATGGAAATTATAAACCTGGTGGGGTGGTCAAATATCTGGAGGACCTGGATCAGGATGGCAGGTATGATAAAGCCACTGTGTTCCTGGAAGGTCTGGCTTTTCCGACAGGATTGATGGTCTGGAAACAGGGGGTACTGGTATGTACGGCACCGGATGTTATTTATGCAGAAGATACCACCGGCGACGGCAAAGCGGATCTACAGAAGAAAATTCTGTCCGGCTTCGCGACGCATAATTATCAGGCGCGGGTCAACAGTCTGGTTCCCGGGCTTGATAACTGGGTCTATGCTTCCGGTGGGTTGTTTGGTGGAATGATACAGTCCTTTAACGGGCAGACTGTGAACGTAACCAACCGGGATTTTCGGTTTCAACCGGAGACCGGTGTTCTGGAGCCAGTCAGTGGCCGAACCCAGCAGGGACGCGTGCGTGACGACTGGGGAAACTGGTTCGGATGTCGTAACGGTACGCTATGTGTGCATTACCCGGTCAATGAATCCTATTTTCAGAAGAACCCTTATGTGGGATCGCCGCCACCTGAAGTCTCGATTCCAAAAGGAAATAATGCCAACCAGCTGTTCCCCGTGGGGGAACTGGTTCAGTTTCATCTAAGTGGACAGCGGGGACGCCCGACCTCTGCCTGTGGTCTGGGGCTGTATCGGGATGATCAACTTGGAAAAGCATATTATGGAAATGCATTTGTTTGTGAACCCGTCAACCAGCTGGTGCATCGCCTGGTAGTGAAACCGGAGGGGGTGACGTTTTCGGGCCTGAGAGCCCCTGAAGAACAGGAGCGGGAATTTTTAACATCCACTGATAACTGGTTTCGACCTGTCCAGGCGAGAATGGCCCCTGATGGCTCGCTGCTGATCGTGGACATGTACCGGTATCTGATTGAGCATCCCAAGTTCCTCTCTCCAGAGGCAGTACAGAAATTAAATGTGCGCGCTGGCGAGACGCGCGGCAGGATCTATCGTCTATCCGCGAAAGGTCAATCGGATCAGCCCATTCCTAATTTAAAACTGCTGCCTTCTATGAAACTATCCCAGTTGCTCAAGAGTGAGAATGGAACGCTGCGTGATATGGTTCAACAGGAACTGATTTTACGTGACGATAAAAAAATAATTCGATCCCTGTCACAGATCGCCAGTAAAACGAAGTTAGCTCAATCCCGGTTGCAGGCATTGTGTACTCTGGATGGGCTGCAGGCGTTGACTCCGGAAATCTTATTGCATCGGATTGACGATCGGAACCCGGGAGTGCGCAGGGAAGCTCTTCGATTATCTGAGCCGTTCCTGGAGCAGTCAGGGGCTCTGGCAAAAGCAGTACTTGAACGAGTCAATCAAGAACGGGAGCTTCCAGTGCAACTTCAGCTGGCGTACACGCTAAGTTATCTTAAAGAGGAGGCGGCGACCAACGCACTGTTAAAGCTGCTGGAGCAGCATTCGGGGAATGTCTATCTGCGCTCAGCTGTATTGACCAGTTTTGAACCCGCACGTTTAAGCCCGGCGCTGGTCAGTCTGCTGCCCCGAATGGCAGGGAATCCCCAATTACTGCCCATGTTTCATTCATTGCTGGAGATGGCGGTTGCAACCAGAGACACTGGCTTATTGAAACAGGTTTTTGCAGCACTTTCTGCGCATGTGGTTGAAAGTCAGAAATCGGAGGCCTGGGAATGGAAGGCTTTGACACAGGTTTTGGTAGCCATAAAAAGTCGTGATAAATCGTGGATTCATAAACAGGAGACGCAATTAAAGCTGCTTAGCAGTCTTGCCCGCGAACAGGTTTCCGATACCGAGCAACCAGAGGGAATGCGAATCGCCGCATTACAGTTTGTGCTGTCAGTGAATCAAAGTTCGGCCAGTCTTGAGCTGGTTTCAGAGTTGTTATCACCGCAAACTGCATTGAATATACAGATGGCTGCTTTGAAAAGTCTGGTCCAGTCGCAGAGTCCCGCCGCGCTCGAAGTGGTTTTCAATCACTGGAAACAATTTACACCTGCCTTACAAACTGAGGTCATCAGTCAGTTACTGTCTCGCGAATCGTCAACGTTGGATCTTTTAAACAAAATTGAACAGAAGATCATTCAACCTGCACAAATTGATTTAACAAACCGTCAGACTCTGATTGATCATAAAAATGAAAAGATCAAAATGCGTGCGAGCAAATTGTTTTCCGTCGCCACCAGCGCGAGTCGTGAAGCGATCCTGAAACAGTACGCGTCGATTAATTTAAAGCAGGGAAGTGTAGAGCGCGGCAGCATGATCTTTGAAAAACAGTGTGCCAACTGCCATCGCCTGAACGGAAAAGGTCATGTTGTCGGTCCTGACCTGGCTGCGCTGACAGATCAGTCGAAGTCATTTCTACTGACTTCCATTCTCGACCCGAATAAAGCGGTCGACGGCCGTTACGCTTCGTATCTGGCAGTGACAGATGATGGTCGCATCAATACCGGGATTCTGGTCTCAGAGCAAAGTAACAGTATTACTTTAAAAGCGCAGCAGGGAAAGGTGCAGACCATTCTCAGAACACAACTGGAAGAATTAAGTAATAGCGGAAAGTCGCTGATGCCTGAAGGCCTCGAACGAGAGATTCCTCCCGATGCGATGGCGGATCTGCTGGTGTTTTTGCAGGAACATAGTGCACCTTTGAAATACTCCTATGCAGGAACTGTCAAACCAGATGTCAATTACGCGGACGATCCGCAGAAATTAAAACTGGTAAATCGTTCTACGGGATCATCACGATTTAACGATGGTCAGTGGGTTGGTTTTCGCTTTACCGGAACAGAGCCGCAGCCTCGCATCGTGATAGATCTGCAGCGCAAAATGCCTGTTAATGCTTTGAGAATTGTCTATGGCGTGAATCATGAACCGGGATCGATTCATGCCCCCTCCTCAATCCAGGTTGCTTTCAGTAATAACAACAAACAGTATGGAAATCCTCACAAATTTTCTGGCTTTGATGATCACGCTGATGGCCTGGGGCTCTATGAGATTGATCGACGGACAACGTTAATTAATATACCCGAGCAACGGGCGCAGTTTGTTCGCATCGACTTTAAAGGGAAGCAGGGTTGGATCTTTCTTTCCGAGATCTCATTGCCTGGCACTGAAATGGGAAATCAAAATGTAGCGGTACCGGTACTGCCCGTTGAGAAAACTACCAAGCCGAAAGAGGTAGAGCCCGGCACAAAGATCAAAGCCCTTATGGCAGAAGTCAAAGTAGGAACCCCGGATGAATATCGCAATATCCCTGAGATCTGGCGCACCGCTATCGCTGTCGGAAAACGAAATCAGGCAGATGAGCTTTGCGGCCTGTTAGAAGCGTCTCTACCAAAGCGGGATGGACCACTAGAATGCTGGCAGGCGGTAGTGATTGGAGGCGGAGTCATTAATGGGATTACGATTGCCGGTGACTGGCCTCGCGGCAAAATCGAGTCACTACTGAAAGATAGGCCGGAATTGACGGTCCGCTGGAAGCAGGCACTCCAGCGGGCCGTCAAGATGGCTGATGAGCCAGATGTGAAAGGGGGCACCCGTTATGATGCGCTGCGGATGGTGGCCATGCTGGATTATGAGATCTGTCGGAAACAACTGAAGCGGTACCTGAATGATTCCAGTCATTCCGAATTGCAGATGGGGGCTGTCAGTGGGATCGGCGATATCGATGAGCCTGCTGCAACAGAGGATTTGATCGAAGCGCTGCCCGTACTGACTGCCCGAAATCAGAAAATTGCCACGCAGGCGTTAATCAGAATAGATTCGCGCGCGATCGCCTTGTTGAAAGCAATTCAACAGCAACGGCGCTTAGCGACGTTAATTGATGCCGAACTGCAGCAGCAACTGAAGGCACATCAGACTGCAGAAGTACAGCAGCTTGCAACTCAAATCTTTGATTAA
- a CDS encoding AraC family transcriptional regulator: MNSDSTPQVAIFIETSKTFGREILQGISTYSRTHGPWSIYIDEWGPQTPLPEWLKIWQGDGVIARVRSRQMAERLAQLKIPVVDTLQQVPNLEMPAVYTDDSLIAKLAFEHLHNRHLRQFAFVGVEKTNWSHRRRDTFAEIAREQGFPCEIYSPLSRRRFVESWNGGQDDLADWLKALPKPIGLFAAHDLRALCVLDACRRRNIAIPEQVAVVGVDNDDVFCEVVDPTLTSIAHQAKEIGYQAAALLDQMMRGNRPAQTPLPVPPRILIPRRSTDIIAVEDPAIASALELIRRKACEKISVSMIASRVNLTRRSLERRFIKLVGKTPHQIISEERLRRARQLLIDTDFTLEQIAQMAGFSSAAYLSVIIKEHENCTPTEFRQKP, translated from the coding sequence ATGAACTCCGACTCAACTCCGCAAGTTGCAATTTTTATCGAAACGTCGAAAACTTTTGGTCGTGAAATTCTACAGGGAATTTCTACCTACTCCCGTACGCATGGCCCCTGGTCAATTTATATTGATGAGTGGGGTCCACAAACCCCTTTACCTGAGTGGCTCAAAATCTGGCAAGGGGATGGCGTCATTGCCCGCGTTCGCTCACGCCAGATGGCGGAACGACTTGCACAACTTAAAATCCCGGTAGTTGACACACTGCAACAGGTACCCAACCTGGAGATGCCTGCAGTTTATACTGATGATTCACTGATCGCTAAACTGGCTTTTGAACATTTACACAATCGTCATCTGCGGCAATTTGCATTTGTTGGTGTTGAGAAAACAAACTGGTCCCATCGTCGTCGTGATACTTTTGCAGAGATCGCGCGCGAACAGGGGTTTCCCTGCGAAATCTATTCTCCCCTTTCACGCCGACGATTTGTAGAAAGCTGGAATGGAGGACAGGACGATCTGGCTGACTGGCTGAAAGCGCTCCCCAAACCCATCGGCTTATTTGCCGCCCACGATCTAAGAGCGTTATGTGTTCTCGATGCCTGCCGAAGGCGCAATATCGCAATACCAGAACAGGTCGCTGTCGTAGGAGTCGATAATGATGATGTCTTTTGTGAAGTCGTTGATCCCACACTCACCAGTATCGCACATCAGGCAAAAGAGATTGGTTATCAGGCTGCTGCTCTCCTCGATCAAATGATGCGCGGCAATCGTCCTGCCCAGACCCCACTGCCCGTCCCCCCCCGGATACTGATCCCACGCCGGTCTACAGATATTATCGCCGTCGAAGATCCCGCCATCGCCTCTGCTCTGGAACTGATCAGAAGAAAAGCGTGTGAAAAAATCAGCGTCTCGATGATCGCCAGCCGAGTCAATCTGACACGACGCTCTCTCGAACGTCGCTTTATAAAACTAGTAGGTAAAACACCTCATCAGATCATTTCTGAAGAGCGTCTGAGACGAGCCAGGCAATTATTGATTGACACTGATTTTACACTTGAGCAGATTGCGCAAATGGCGGGCTTTTCCAGTGCCGCTTACCTGAGTGTGATTATTAAAGAACACGAAAACTGTACCCCTACCGAATTTCGTCAGAAACCGTGA
- a CDS encoding MarR family winged helix-turn-helix transcriptional regulator, translating to MSHSKLQHEIKKKQPFDSLEQAAILNILRTSDVFHNQFGRLFREYGLTPSQYNVLRILRGEGKPMPSLEIASRMVQVVPAITGLLDRLQAQELVKRNRCTEDRRVVYIEITAKALKLLKEVDKPDLDLHRKLIGHLSSAELTELSRLLEKARTSLKSVE from the coding sequence ATGTCACACAGCAAACTGCAGCATGAGATTAAAAAAAAACAACCTTTTGACTCTTTAGAACAGGCTGCCATTTTAAATATTCTCAGAACCAGTGATGTCTTTCATAACCAGTTTGGCAGGCTCTTCCGGGAATATGGTTTAACCCCTTCACAATATAATGTTCTGCGTATTTTGCGTGGTGAAGGTAAACCTATGCCCTCTCTCGAAATCGCAAGCCGTATGGTTCAGGTTGTACCCGCGATTACAGGTTTACTCGATCGCCTGCAGGCACAAGAATTGGTCAAGCGAAACCGCTGTACTGAAGACCGACGCGTCGTTTATATCGAAATTACTGCCAAAGCCCTGAAGTTATTAAAAGAGGTCGATAAACCAGATCTGGACCTGCATCGTAAATTGATTGGTCATCTCAGTTCTGCTGAACTCACTGAACTTTCCCGCTTACTGGAAAAAGCAAGAACTTCATTGAAAAGCGTGGAATAG
- a CDS encoding RNA polymerase sigma factor: MNYSPDWPSTHITLLNRVRFQTDSEAWREFVRIYGPLIYNHCRKFRLSECDAEDVCQEVFQQISSSMHSFEYNRKLGRFRSWLGTVTYHEICHYFKKNKRFQNQSGTPGLQEAINEQAGESDAAWADEFCSHIYTTALKNIQPLFDDQTWKAFELTWIEDLGAQQAAEKLSSEITWIYKAKFLVQKKLKEEIQRLSFDSVVFQK; the protein is encoded by the coding sequence ATGAACTATAGCCCTGACTGGCCTTCGACTCATATCACTCTTTTGAATCGAGTTCGATTTCAGACAGATTCCGAAGCATGGAGGGAATTTGTTCGCATCTACGGTCCTCTTATTTACAATCATTGCCGTAAGTTTCGCCTCAGCGAATGCGACGCTGAAGATGTATGCCAGGAAGTGTTTCAACAGATCAGCAGTTCAATGCATTCATTTGAATATAATCGTAAACTGGGGCGGTTTCGTTCCTGGCTGGGAACGGTAACCTATCACGAGATCTGCCATTATTTCAAGAAAAATAAACGATTCCAGAATCAGTCAGGAACGCCCGGCCTACAGGAGGCGATCAATGAGCAGGCAGGTGAATCAGATGCCGCCTGGGCTGATGAATTCTGCAGCCATATTTACACGACTGCCCTGAAAAATATTCAACCCCTGTTTGACGATCAGACCTGGAAAGCATTCGAACTGACCTGGATCGAAGATCTTGGCGCGCAGCAGGCTGCAGAAAAACTGAGTTCGGAAATCACCTGGATCTATAAAGCAAAATTTCTTGTGCAGAAAAAACTGAAAGAGGAGATACAGCGCCTTTCATTCGACAGTGTTGTGTTTCAAAAATGA